In Octopus bimaculoides isolate UCB-OBI-ISO-001 chromosome 5, ASM119413v2, whole genome shotgun sequence, a genomic segment contains:
- the LOC106873775 gene encoding ropporin-1-like protein: MPVSNNDEPYYCSEQIKIPLDLPDIMKEFTKAAIRTQPKDILGWSTSYFVALYNGEEPPVKERYEIPVATQKTDSALTIGILKIFHKQLSSHVDVTRHIIEEKWEALSLPKELLDEILHVGNLNGIFSWREFLVIAVVTISIDIQSALKNICDIITDDPEGGPSRILFNDFEFFFNRFIQLDGGIPAENAKELIEYFKMMSNRNNGFVQPSFFKASDCPAWFTKE; the protein is encoded by the exons ATGCCTGTTTCAAATAATGATGAACCTTACTACTGTTCAGAACAAATTAAAATACCTCTTGACTTACCTGACATTATGAAAGAATTCACTAAAGCTGCAATTCGTACCCAACCCAAAGACATACTAGGATGGTCAACTTC ATATTTCGTAGCTCTTTATAATGGAGAGGAACCTCCCGTGAAAGAAAGATATGAAATTCCAGTGGCTACACAGAAAACTGATTCAGCTTTAACTATAGGTATTTTGAAGATCTTTCATAAACAG CTTTCTAGTCATGTTGATGTCACTCGACatataattgaagaaaaatgGGAAGCCCTGTCCCTTCCAAAAGAACTTCTGGATGAAATACTTCATGTTGGAAATTTAAATGGAATATTCAGTTGGAGAGAATTTCTTGTTATTGCAGTTGTAACCATTTCTATT GATATCCAATCTGCTTTAAAGAACATATGTGATATCATAACTGATGACCCAGAAGGTGGACCAAGTCGAATACTTTTTAATGattttgaattcttttttaatcGTTTTATACAACTGGATGGAGGAATTCCAGCAGAAAATGCAAAAGAACtaattgaatatttcaaaatgatgTC aaatagaaataatggcTTTGTGCAACCAAGTTTTTTCAAAGCCAGTGACTGTCCAGCTTGGTTCACGAAAGAatga